The following proteins come from a genomic window of Paramisgurnus dabryanus chromosome 19, PD_genome_1.1, whole genome shotgun sequence:
- the LOC135775992 gene encoding major histocompatibility complex class I-related gene protein-like — MLSVALLLPVIHLAFAGHSLQYFYTVVSGDINFPGFTVVGFVNDQEFIYFDSKIKKAVPKTEWIRENKGEDYWNRETNAFTNYYWEYKNEMQIIMDRFNHSEGVHTLQVMYGCELVNDGTTGGYWQYGYDGEDYINFDKTTLTHTAANPQAIITKNKWDANRALLEYRKTYLENTCIEWLRKYVSYGKNVLGRKDAPTVSLLQKDSSSPVVCHATGFYPSNIMMTWKKNQDDHNEDVEVSSTLSNADGSYQKSISLSVNPEEWKKNPDVYRCVVQNVGAKEEIVVLLNEKNIKSNSASDYSVLFVACGLGVLLLLLLPLAVYTFIIKHSLAKNKSLESTDFVKTCTSEKSDSASELLPQQVTTKRLPKLPPQNKLKKREKK; from the exons ATGCTATCTGTGGCACTTTTGCTTCCTGTGATTCATCTCGCCTTTGCTG GACACTCTCTGCAGTATTTCTACACTGTTGTTTCTGGAGACATTAACTTCCCAGGGTTCACAGTGGTTGGATTTGTTAATGATCAGGAGTTTATCTACTTTGACAGCAAAATAAAGAAAGCTGTACCAAAAACTGAGTGGATCAGAGAAAACAAAGGAGAAGATTACTGGAACAGAGAGACTAATGCGTTTACTAATTATTATTGGGAATATAAGAATGAAATGCAGATTATAATGGATCGATTCAACCATTCAGAAG GTGTTCACACTCTGCAGGTGATGTACGGCTGTGAGCTGGTGAATGATGGTACCACTGGAGGATACTGGCAGTACGGTTATGATGGAGAAGACTACATCAACTTTGATAAGACGACACTCACCCATACAGCTGCAAATCCTCAAGCTATCATCACCAAAAACAAATGGGATGCTAACAGAGCTCTATTAGAATACCGAAAAACATATCTGGAGAATACATGCATTGAGTGGCTGAGGAAGTATGTGAGCTACGGCAAGAACGTTCTGGGGAGAAAAG ATGCACCTACGGTTTCTCTGCTGCAGAAGGACTCCTCGTCTCCAGTTGTCTGTCATGCTACAGGTTTCTACCCCAGCAACATCATGATGACCTGGAAGAAAAACCAAGACGATCATAATGAGGATGTGGAAGTCAGTTCAACTTTATCAAACGCAGATGGATCATATCAGAAGAGCATCAGTCTTTCAGTAAATCCTGAGGAGTGGAAGAAGAATCCAGATGTCTACAGATGTGTGGTTCAAAATGTGGGAGCAAAGGAAGAGATTGTTGTCCTGCTGAATGAAAAGAACATCAAGTCAAACTCAG CTTCAGACTATTCGGTGCTATTCGTTGCATGTGGTTTGGGGGTGCTGCTGCTGCTCCTGCTGCCGCTGGCTGTCTATACCTTTATCATAAAGCACAGCCTGGCCAAGAACAAGAGTTTAGAATCAACAG ACTTTGTGAAGACCTGTA CCTCTGAAAAGTCAGATTCTGCTTCAGAGTTACTG CCACAACAAGTAACCACCAAAAGGTTACCAAAGTTACCACCACAG AATAAATTGAAAAAACGTGAAAAGAAGTGA